A section of the Deinococcus cellulosilyticus NBRC 106333 = KACC 11606 genome encodes:
- the rpmB gene encoding 50S ribosomal protein L28, translating to MAKTCFVTGKSSHVVNSVTRRGKAKKDGGVGRKTTGISKRRQYANLHKRWVLVNGERKHVWLSARALKRLPEHITLL from the coding sequence ATGGCAAAAACCTGCTTTGTGACAGGAAAGTCCAGCCATGTGGTGAACAGCGTCACCCGCAGAGGCAAAGCCAAAAAAGACGGTGGGGTGGGCCGCAAAACCACCGGCATCAGCAAAAGACGGCAGTACGCCAATCTGCACAAACGCTGGGTGCTGGTGAACGGTGAAAGGAAGCATGTGTGGCTTTCAGCCCGTGCCCTGAAACGCCTGCCTGAGCACATCACCCTGCTCTGA
- a CDS encoding xylulokinase, with protein MFLGIDLGTGSIKVLLMDQEGEIRAVHSQTYRPSTPQRGWAEMDPAVWWQALKTTLSQLPGHLRDQVEAISFSGQMHGAVLTRQDGIVTHPAVLWLDQRSALELLDYPEGAAEQLLNPLTVGMMGPSLRWLLKHRPAALEQADHVFLPKDHLRFLMGGDPCTDPSDSTGTLLAHPDGSWNWELIEALGLPARLFPEVRSSHSIGGHLSAFAAAELGLPGGIPMAVGGGDTPCAALGSGLVLAGQTQLTTGTGAQLITLTGSRPAFHPALNAYRAVTDHWYVMAAMQNAGVALEWVRNSLGFSWPDAYDAAFEQETSVVFLPYLSGERTPIMDPGARGAWLNLQPGTSRGELMRAALEGVAFSIRDGLGALKQQHDVNSLRLAGGGSGDARWQQLLADVLQLPLQPVAALHSSGKGAAMLAAAGVGHPFERWIQQDPVREVSPVGQDPFAEKFLKFKDAYARLAGWSF; from the coding sequence ATGTTTCTAGGCATCGATCTCGGCACAGGCAGCATCAAGGTCCTCCTGATGGATCAGGAAGGGGAGATCCGGGCAGTTCACAGCCAGACTTACCGGCCCTCAACGCCCCAGCGGGGATGGGCAGAGATGGACCCTGCGGTGTGGTGGCAGGCCCTGAAAACCACTCTCTCACAACTTCCTGGGCACCTGAGGGATCAGGTGGAGGCCATTTCCTTCAGTGGCCAGATGCATGGTGCGGTGTTGACCAGACAGGATGGAATCGTGACCCATCCAGCGGTGTTGTGGCTGGACCAGCGCAGCGCCCTTGAACTTCTGGATTATCCAGAAGGTGCAGCAGAGCAGTTGCTCAATCCGCTGACGGTGGGCATGATGGGGCCAAGCTTGCGCTGGTTGCTGAAGCACCGCCCAGCAGCACTGGAGCAGGCAGACCATGTGTTTTTGCCCAAGGACCACCTGCGGTTTCTGATGGGAGGCGATCCCTGCACCGATCCTTCAGACAGCACGGGGACTTTGCTGGCCCATCCAGATGGTTCATGGAACTGGGAATTGATCGAGGCTCTGGGCCTTCCTGCCCGGCTGTTTCCAGAAGTGAGGTCCTCCCATTCCATTGGAGGACATCTCAGTGCGTTTGCAGCAGCAGAGCTGGGATTGCCTGGGGGAATTCCCATGGCCGTCGGAGGTGGAGACACCCCCTGTGCTGCACTCGGCAGTGGACTGGTCCTTGCAGGTCAGACCCAGCTCACCACCGGAACGGGAGCACAGCTCATCACCCTGACAGGGTCCCGGCCTGCTTTTCATCCTGCCCTGAATGCCTACCGGGCAGTGACAGACCACTGGTACGTGATGGCGGCCATGCAGAATGCAGGTGTGGCTCTGGAGTGGGTGCGAAACAGCCTGGGGTTCAGCTGGCCCGATGCCTACGATGCAGCCTTTGAGCAGGAGACATCTGTGGTGTTTTTGCCTTACCTGAGTGGTGAACGCACCCCCATCATGGACCCTGGTGCCCGGGGAGCATGGCTGAACCTGCAGCCTGGAACGTCTCGAGGAGAACTGATGCGGGCGGCTCTGGAAGGGGTGGCCTTCAGCATCCGGGATGGCCTGGGTGCCCTGAAACAGCAGCATGACGTGAACTCCTTGAGGCTCGCGGGGGGAGGCAGTGGAGATGCACGCTGGCAACAACTGCTGGCAGATGTCCTGCAGTTGCCCCTGCAACCTGTGGCAGCCCTGCACAGCAGTGGAAAAGGGGCCGCGATGCTGGCTGCAGCAGGGGTGGGTCATCCTTTTGAACGCTGGATTCAGCAGGACCCCGTTCGGGAAGTCTCTCCTGTCGGTCAGGACCCTTTTGCAGAAAAGTTTCTGAAGTTCAAAGACGCTTATGCGAGGCTGGCAGGATGGTCGTTCTGA
- a CDS encoding PhoX family protein, translating to MTEHKSIWQQLLDRKISRRSAIQGAVATGIAATLPGQAAKAVSNNGAPAEQPAGKPGLRAPFVSSKATTADTITLPRGYSFQVLAPWGEDMGNGLSIGFNHDYVGYFPIDMLQGGKSSEDALLTINHEYVNPLFLGTIERTPANMEKEKRAMGVSVVRVKRVNGQWEIVKGDPHNRRIDGLADIELTGPAAGTPVVKGARTVKGTIGNCSGGQTPWGTLLTCEENVDGYTRQWEGTGYEATHQGWITEIDPFDPKSTPKKHTAMGRFRHENAAVTIAKDGRVVVYMGDDMRDACVYKYVSKGKYNAQDRKANLNLLAEGDLYVADFAAGKWLLLDYDRNPGLKSAKKSDGSPMFTSQADILVDARAAALAVKATPTDRPEDIEIHPITGEVYVALTNNSVHGNYFGQIVKLTEDQNDWTSEKFRWEVFAVGGPQSGFSSPDNLVFDPYGNLWMVTDSGTGEDTIYDFLGNNSMFFFPTEGPNKGKAYRFCTGPVEAEMTGPVWSPDGKTLFLAIQHPGEDTQSLDNPTSTFAALPGSRIPRPTLVAISGFPGWKEA from the coding sequence ATGACCGAGCACAAGAGCATCTGGCAACAACTTCTGGACAGGAAAATTTCAAGACGTTCCGCCATTCAGGGCGCTGTGGCCACGGGCATTGCCGCAACCCTGCCCGGACAGGCTGCAAAAGCCGTGTCCAACAATGGTGCACCTGCAGAGCAGCCTGCAGGAAAACCCGGCCTGCGTGCTCCTTTTGTGAGCAGCAAGGCCACCACTGCAGACACCATCACCCTGCCCAGAGGGTACAGTTTCCAGGTTCTGGCCCCCTGGGGTGAGGACATGGGGAATGGCCTGAGCATCGGTTTCAACCACGATTACGTGGGTTACTTCCCCATCGACATGCTGCAAGGTGGAAAGAGCAGCGAAGACGCTCTGCTCACCATCAACCACGAGTATGTGAACCCCCTGTTCCTCGGCACCATCGAGCGCACACCTGCCAACATGGAGAAAGAGAAGCGGGCCATGGGTGTGTCTGTGGTGCGCGTGAAGCGTGTGAACGGCCAGTGGGAAATTGTCAAAGGCGATCCCCATAACCGCCGCATTGACGGTCTGGCCGACATCGAACTGACCGGTCCTGCCGCAGGAACCCCTGTGGTCAAAGGGGCCAGAACCGTGAAAGGCACCATCGGCAACTGCTCTGGTGGTCAGACCCCCTGGGGGACCCTGCTCACCTGCGAGGAGAACGTGGACGGGTACACCAGGCAGTGGGAAGGCACCGGCTATGAGGCCACCCACCAGGGCTGGATCACCGAGATCGATCCTTTCGATCCCAAAAGCACCCCGAAAAAGCACACCGCGATGGGCCGTTTCCGTCACGAGAATGCTGCTGTGACCATTGCAAAAGATGGCCGCGTGGTGGTCTACATGGGCGACGACATGCGCGACGCCTGCGTGTACAAGTACGTGTCGAAAGGCAAGTACAACGCCCAGGACCGCAAGGCCAACCTGAACCTGCTTGCCGAGGGGGACCTGTACGTGGCAGATTTTGCTGCGGGCAAGTGGCTGCTGCTGGATTATGACCGCAACCCTGGTCTCAAGAGCGCCAAAAAGTCCGATGGCAGCCCCATGTTCACCAGCCAGGCCGACATCCTGGTGGATGCCCGTGCCGCCGCACTCGCCGTGAAAGCCACCCCCACCGACCGCCCCGAGGACATCGAAATTCACCCCATCACTGGAGAAGTGTACGTGGCCCTGACCAACAACAGCGTGCACGGCAACTACTTCGGGCAGATCGTGAAACTGACCGAAGACCAGAACGACTGGACCTCTGAGAAATTCCGCTGGGAAGTCTTTGCTGTGGGCGGACCCCAGAGCGGATTCTCCAGCCCCGACAACCTGGTCTTTGATCCTTACGGCAACCTGTGGATGGTGACGGACTCCGGCACCGGCGAGGACACCATCTACGACTTCCTGGGGAACAACAGCATGTTCTTCTTCCCCACCGAAGGCCCCAACAAGGGCAAGGCCTACCGTTTCTGCACCGGACCTGTGGAAGCTGAAATGACCGGTCCTGTCTGGAGCCCGGACGGCAAGACCCTGTTCCTGGCCATCCAGCACCCTGGTGAGGACACCCAGAGCCTGGACAACCCCACCAGCACTTTTGCTGCCCTTCCTGGAAGCCGCATTCCCCGTCCCACCCTGGTGGCCATCAGCGGGTTCCCGGGCTGGAAGGAGGCTTAA
- the zapE gene encoding cell division protein ZapE yields the protein MRIDLLSRNPQVTPEQMLEGFQPTARFGAVNFDNYYPNPEYPSQAQTRDTLREFTANPPQPVKRLFRRPKPVEGVGFYLDGGFGVGKTHLLAAAWHAFEGRKVFLSYQELLYTIGMLGMHKAIEAFHGYELLCIDEFELDDPGNTHMTSTFLGQLMPMGTHVITTSNTQPEHLGQGRFNAEDFKRQIQAIAERFTVLSIDGPDYRQRGAGVGKPLKKADLTALEQSAGNFVRLTASELNLHLTRVHPARFSRMLEGIDTVLLDDLVCMTDQNIALRFVHFVDKVYDLNLRFAASGEALDHLFPATYRYGAYAKKYSRCLSRLTEMLSISGKKLEQLESVG from the coding sequence ATGCGCATAGACCTGTTATCTCGCAACCCCCAGGTGACCCCGGAGCAGATGCTGGAGGGTTTTCAACCCACGGCCCGTTTCGGGGCTGTGAACTTCGACAACTACTATCCCAATCCGGAGTATCCCTCCCAGGCGCAGACCAGGGACACCCTTCGGGAATTCACGGCCAATCCTCCTCAGCCTGTGAAACGCCTGTTTCGCAGGCCCAAACCTGTGGAAGGGGTCGGTTTTTACCTGGATGGAGGGTTCGGGGTGGGGAAGACCCACCTGCTCGCAGCTGCCTGGCATGCTTTTGAAGGCAGGAAAGTGTTCCTGAGTTACCAGGAGCTGCTGTACACCATCGGGATGCTCGGGATGCACAAAGCCATTGAGGCTTTTCACGGGTATGAGCTGCTGTGCATCGATGAATTCGAACTTGATGACCCCGGCAACACCCACATGACCTCCACCTTCCTGGGTCAACTCATGCCGATGGGCACCCACGTGATCACCACCAGCAACACCCAGCCTGAGCACCTCGGGCAGGGGCGTTTCAATGCAGAAGATTTCAAGCGGCAGATTCAGGCCATTGCAGAGCGATTCACTGTGCTTTCCATCGATGGCCCCGATTACCGCCAGCGTGGAGCCGGGGTAGGGAAGCCCCTCAAAAAAGCGGACCTGACAGCACTGGAACAGTCTGCTGGAAACTTCGTGCGCCTGACTGCCAGCGAACTGAACCTGCACCTGACCCGCGTGCACCCTGCACGTTTCTCCAGAATGCTGGAAGGCATTGACACGGTGCTGCTCGATGATCTGGTGTGCATGACCGACCAGAACATTGCCCTCAGGTTCGTGCATTTCGTGGACAAGGTGTACGACCTGAACCTGCGGTTTGCTGCATCTGGAGAGGCCCTGGATCACCTTTTTCCTGCCACCTACAGGTATGGTGCTTACGCCAAGAAATACAGCCGTTGCCTGAGCCGCCTCACCGAGATGCTCTCGATCAGTGGCAAAAAGCTGGAACAGCTGGAATCTGTGGGGTAA
- a CDS encoding metal ABC transporter substrate-binding protein produces the protein MQNVLQFHRKLQRFLLLSSLTLLGSLNTASALEVLVSFQPYQSVVQNILGEHGKVTVLLPPGASPHMFDPTPQDLKKVTAAGVAIMNGGGIDHWLKTLAQKVRPGLPILEVMPRVKFTPLKADALHGGGNDPHIWLDASIMAKAAVWIGQELGKVDPANKKAYAHNATLEARKLMQLHQELKRDLRSIRNQSVVTFHQAWGYWSRAYGPKVAATVEPFPGKEPTPRYVKGVLEQIRRHQVQVIFGEPTLPEGPARTIAQMAGIRYAVLAPEGDALGLGYEQMMRRNRDVLLKELLPAR, from the coding sequence ATGCAAAATGTTTTACAATTCCACAGAAAGCTCCAGCGGTTTCTGCTGCTTTCCTCCCTGACTTTGCTGGGTTCACTGAACACAGCCTCTGCCCTGGAAGTGCTGGTGAGTTTTCAGCCTTACCAGTCGGTGGTCCAGAACATTCTGGGTGAACACGGCAAGGTCACTGTCCTGTTGCCCCCCGGAGCCAGCCCTCACATGTTTGATCCGACCCCCCAGGACCTGAAGAAGGTGACTGCCGCCGGGGTGGCGATCATGAATGGAGGGGGCATCGACCACTGGCTGAAAACCCTGGCCCAGAAGGTGCGCCCCGGGCTTCCCATCCTTGAGGTGATGCCCCGGGTGAAATTCACCCCCCTGAAAGCAGATGCCCTCCACGGAGGAGGGAATGATCCCCACATCTGGCTGGATGCCAGCATCATGGCAAAAGCAGCTGTGTGGATCGGGCAGGAACTCGGAAAGGTTGATCCAGCGAACAAAAAAGCCTATGCACACAATGCCACCCTGGAGGCCCGGAAGCTCATGCAACTGCATCAGGAACTGAAAAGGGACCTCAGGAGCATCCGCAACCAGTCCGTGGTGACGTTTCATCAGGCGTGGGGCTACTGGTCCAGAGCTTACGGTCCGAAGGTTGCCGCCACTGTGGAACCTTTCCCCGGCAAAGAACCCACCCCCAGATACGTGAAGGGGGTGCTCGAACAGATCCGCAGGCATCAGGTGCAGGTGATTTTTGGAGAACCCACCCTGCCAGAAGGTCCTGCACGGACCATTGCCCAGATGGCCGGGATTCGGTATGCGGTGCTCGCACCCGAAGGGGATGCTCTGGGTCTGGGTTACGAGCAGATGATGCGCAGAAACCGGGATGTCCTGCTGAAAGAACTGCTGCCTGCCAGATGA
- a CDS encoding M3 family oligoendopeptidase, translating to MFKDPFAYDWPEQQKKWQNLLDLPLTPENKQTWMDLWDDLERNYAEQKARLHWDSMADVESPEPLERFKHFNQEVVPQVMGFQRQIYQRWVTFSEEHPTPGWEVTTRYLKHLQHEQQFPELLQQEDEKIMEYYNTSHLEQPVPPPYEDLQALLDSMLSPDAQERQRAWTARQIYMKPVRAHRSEKYLELIHLRWKQARNLGFEHPLAMAWERLKRHDFTLQQWQQTRSVLLQRVPALHGELQQKLADLLGIPAFKVTDTGHPALSQASTLYDRTDLKALHQGLEKMFQAFSPLLADRYCELLEKGYLDLEDRRTKTTQAFADLLPVTHKACAMLMMDAQMGSLSMLWHELGHVFHFSEMVGRHHAMQLEPSYKFLEFVAHAFEVLGACFVAESGLLSPEKVQLLQLLTLLSRSEGMLICSIIDLWEEWVYTTPPEQLTLEALYGHWERLLQTHAPWFLGVREYGMNYWTAGWHVRVPLGMTRYALADLCVAEFSDQMLADPHQAFARLTTGMQLGGTKPFLELIRACGLQFDFSPESVERGLQQFERLAAGWGYPLHKNPSSAVL from the coding sequence ATGTTCAAAGATCCATTTGCATATGACTGGCCCGAGCAACAAAAAAAGTGGCAGAATCTGCTGGACCTGCCCCTCACCCCGGAAAACAAACAGACATGGATGGACCTCTGGGACGACCTGGAACGCAATTATGCCGAACAGAAGGCAAGGTTGCACTGGGACAGCATGGCAGATGTGGAGAGCCCTGAGCCTCTGGAGAGATTCAAGCACTTCAATCAGGAGGTCGTTCCACAGGTCATGGGCTTTCAGCGCCAGATTTACCAGCGCTGGGTGACTTTTTCAGAAGAGCATCCCACACCAGGGTGGGAAGTCACCACACGTTATTTGAAGCACCTGCAACATGAGCAGCAATTCCCGGAGCTGCTTCAGCAAGAAGACGAAAAAATCATGGAGTATTACAACACCAGTCATCTGGAGCAACCCGTTCCACCTCCATATGAAGACCTGCAGGCTCTGCTGGACAGCATGCTGTCCCCGGACGCTCAGGAGCGCCAGAGGGCCTGGACGGCAAGACAGATTTACATGAAACCCGTGCGTGCCCACAGGTCTGAGAAATATCTGGAACTGATCCATCTTCGCTGGAAGCAGGCCCGCAATCTGGGATTTGAGCATCCTCTGGCCATGGCCTGGGAGCGCCTGAAGCGCCATGATTTCACCTTGCAGCAGTGGCAACAGACCCGATCTGTGCTTCTGCAAAGGGTTCCTGCTCTGCATGGGGAATTGCAGCAGAAGCTGGCAGACCTCCTGGGCATCCCAGCATTCAAGGTGACCGATACAGGCCATCCTGCTCTCAGTCAGGCCAGCACCCTCTATGACCGGACAGACCTCAAGGCGCTTCACCAGGGTCTGGAGAAGATGTTTCAGGCCTTCAGCCCACTGCTGGCAGACCGCTATTGTGAATTGCTGGAGAAGGGCTACCTGGATCTGGAAGACCGCAGAACAAAGACCACGCAGGCTTTTGCAGACCTGCTTCCTGTAACGCACAAAGCCTGTGCCATGCTGATGATGGATGCCCAGATGGGCAGTTTGAGCATGTTGTGGCATGAACTGGGTCATGTGTTTCATTTCAGTGAGATGGTGGGGAGACACCATGCCATGCAACTGGAACCCTCCTACAAGTTTCTGGAATTTGTGGCTCATGCCTTTGAGGTGCTTGGAGCCTGTTTTGTTGCAGAGAGTGGGCTCCTTTCCCCTGAAAAAGTCCAGCTTCTGCAGCTCCTGACCTTGTTAAGCCGCTCTGAAGGCATGCTGATTTGTTCCATTATTGATCTCTGGGAGGAATGGGTGTACACCACGCCTCCAGAACAGCTCACGCTGGAGGCTCTTTATGGGCACTGGGAGAGGCTTCTGCAGACCCATGCCCCCTGGTTTCTGGGCGTCAGGGAATATGGCATGAATTACTGGACAGCTGGGTGGCATGTGCGGGTGCCTCTGGGGATGACCCGTTATGCCCTGGCTGACCTCTGTGTTGCTGAATTTTCAGACCAGATGCTTGCAGATCCCCACCAGGCTTTTGCACGCCTGACAACAGGCATGCAACTTGGTGGAACCAAGCCTTTCCTGGAACTCATCAGGGCATGTGGACTGCAGTTTGATTTCAGCCCTGAATCTGTAGAGCGGGGATTGCAACAGTTTGAGCGACTTGCTGCTGGATGGGGTTATCCCTTGCACAAGAACCCTTCTTCCGCTGTGCTCTGA
- a CDS encoding S4 domain-containing protein, giving the protein MNLSKLIAQAAGGRVIRTGFIPQDSVSRRELNSPEVKHHISGGFLNAERIVLTLYPEHIPSVSDPVDIWEISGEFPPHLDEVQLKHRLLDLVPEEQLGDIREHHGAYWVAATGKASAVLEGLTSIGGTEITVEKVDLSQHQRPSKTREVVVPSMRVDVVGAKGFGVSRAYFQAGLENKKVRLNGQIAKSSSEIREGDMLAAEGIGKIEFKRIINETRRGNFKVELLIHRE; this is encoded by the coding sequence ATGAACCTCTCCAAACTCATCGCTCAGGCTGCCGGAGGACGGGTGATCCGCACTGGATTCATCCCGCAGGACAGCGTGAGCCGCCGTGAACTGAACAGCCCCGAGGTGAAACATCACATCTCTGGTGGTTTTCTCAATGCAGAACGCATCGTTCTGACCCTGTACCCCGAACACATCCCCAGTGTCAGCGATCCCGTGGACATCTGGGAGATCTCTGGAGAATTCCCCCCGCACCTTGATGAGGTGCAGCTCAAACACCGTCTGCTGGATCTTGTTCCCGAGGAGCAACTCGGGGACATCCGTGAGCACCATGGGGCTTACTGGGTGGCTGCCACAGGCAAGGCTTCCGCTGTCCTGGAAGGTCTGACCAGCATTGGTGGCACCGAAATCACCGTGGAAAAGGTGGACCTCTCCCAGCACCAGCGGCCCAGCAAGACCCGCGAGGTGGTGGTGCCCAGCATGCGTGTGGATGTGGTCGGAGCCAAGGGCTTCGGGGTGTCCCGCGCATATTTCCAGGCCGGTCTGGAAAACAAGAAAGTGCGCCTGAACGGGCAGATTGCCAAATCCAGCAGCGAGATCCGCGAAGGGGACATGCTGGCTGCCGAAGGCATTGGCAAGATCGAATTCAAGCGCATCATCAACGAGACCCGGCGTGGGAATTTCAAGGTGGAACTACTGATCCACCGGGAGTGA